CGATACGGGTTGATGATTTTTACGCGCAGTCCAGCCGCATCCAGTATTTGTTGCAGCAGCGAAAGCACGGCTGGGTGTGTCGTGCGTGTGCTGAGACTGCCAAGCCTTCCCCCGGTCAGTGGCGGATTGATCGCGATGAAGCCGTTTTCGCATACGTACAGAGGGACTTGCTCGCCCGCGTGATAGCGAGCCAGCGTTGTTGCCATGAACACGCCATAGGCGAGAAACACCATCGAGCGAGCGCGCTGGGATGGCGGATTTTCGGGGTCCGGTACATCGGCGTTGTGATTGACCTGAAAGTGTCGAAGCCCGCCCCCGATCTCCGCAGCAAAGGCCACTTGCTTCTCGCCGTCCCCTCGCACCATCTGGCTTACAGCGAGGAGCCTCTTTCCAGCCGCCGCAAGATCGATGGCCCCAATGTAGCTATCAAGGCCGCCTGACAACAAGACAACACAATCCTCCACAGGGTGTACGGCTTGGCGGTCAGGTTGCGGAAGAATGCCTCCCTCCACGAAACGCAGTGCCCATCGATCCGTGCTGAGAAACGCCAGCAACTGTTGCAGCGTATCCGCATTGGCATTCCAGAATTGTGCGTCGACCACTGACACTGTCAGCTCGAATTCTCTGGTCCACCCGTCAGGACTGCGCTCGCGATGTCCGGCGAGATCGGCCGACACCACAGCCAAAGCCAATGACAATAGGTCCCACGCTCGCGCCGCAGGGACGATCTTCTCCCGGGCGATAGCGTGCTTCAGGGCTCTGCCCACAGACCCCCGCATGGGGTCGCCAGCGTTTCCATACAGAACAACGTCGAGTTCACTCGGCGTGCCGGCGAAATTGAAATCGGAAAGTGCGCAGGTAATTTTCACTCGGCATACCCTTCGAAAACTTGGAAGGTCTCACGGAGCGCGTTCTGGACGATCTGGGTAATCTTCCCAGCCGCCAGCCCTTGGCCCGCCTCTCGAAGCATTCTGAAAGACGCCGCAACGGTCTCTCGAACATACTCACGAACCTCTTTCAGGCGGCCCAATCCGGTGGCGGCATTGGGAGATTTTTCTCGTATGGTCCTGCCGAGATCCAAGTCAATGCGCCGAAACACATCGCCGGCGACGAAGCGTTCTATAGCCAAATCGCGCTGTTCCTGCTGAAGGTCTCGCAGATCGGCATCGGGGAACTGCTTCAACACGTCGGACAACGCGTCCTTGATAGAAGTGCGACTTGCTTCGGCATCCTGCGTGCCATCGACCGGTCGTACTGCCTCAACAACAGCATCCATCACCTCATCAGCTGACCGGCCGGCAGTAAGCGCGGGATCGAGCGGGCTTCCTGGCGCGGTATACGGATTGCCCGGCCCGCCGGAAAGCGCCGAATAAAGGGCTTGCGCAGTCTGCGCCGTGCCGCCCATACGCCTGGTCGCTGTCGCACTTCCTCCATATCCCTTTTTGACGTACTGCCCAAGGCCGCGACGCATGCTTGCACTATCGCCGCTACGGGCATAGTCCCCGAGATTTCTGTTGGCCCCGAGAAATCGACCCCTGGGCGCTACAGGAATCGGTTGGCGAGGCTCAGGGCTCGGGGGGGTCTGCTCCGACGCTTCCCCTTGCTCCGGCACTGCGCCAGGCGGCGCGCCTTCAGCGGGAAGCGCCGGAAGCGGGATATCCGGAACCCACGGAGGAACCATTGGCACCCCCGAGGGAGAGCCGCTACTTGACTGGGACGTTCCCATTTTCCCTCCTGGCTTTTATTGCGTTCTTCACCTGCTTGGAGATGTCTTCGTCATCATTCCAAGCGTCGAATACATTCTTCGACCACAGCTCGTCATTAATTTTGGGAATGATGCTCGCCTTGATTTGCACGGCTGGGCGCTCTCTCAGGAAGCCCGACAAGCGCTGTCCTTGTGGGGCATCCGCGGCCGCTACCGCCATGCAGGCATCCAAGATCGGAGGCGTTCCCCACTCCTGCTCTTGCCGCGCACGACCAAGCAGACGATCCATGATCACTGACATTTCGGATCGCGGCAGTGCCACAAGTCGATCCTTGATGCTGCTGGCCATGTCGGGATGTTCCAGAAGCCCTTCCAATAGGTCGGCAGCTTCCGCTGATAGCCGATCCTCCGGGGTGATCAGGGGCGCGTGCTCGCGGCTGACATAGAGGGCGCCGCGCAAGTCGCGTCCCCCGAGTTGCGGCGGCAGGCGCAGCCATTCGGTGATGAACGAGTCATCCCATGGTGCCTTGTGTTGAACCGCCTCCCCAGCGATGGCCTTTTGCTCCCATTCAACGAGGAATGCTGGCTTTCCGTCGGCACTCTCGGTGACGGATTTGATCAGCTCCACATATGCCTTGGGGTCACCGCACCGCTCGAAAAGGAGCACCTTGGCGAGTTCGGATTCATCCACCCCGACACCTTGGGCGCGAGACATCGACATGCGAATCGACAACGCGTTGAGGAAGCGCTTGATCAGCCGGGGATTGCCTGCGATGCCGGTGGCGCTAGTCATCAACGGTGCAAGCCGATCCGCAGCGTCGAGGCGTGCGATCAATTCATCCGGCAGCTTGTCGTTCAAACCTCTGAGGAACTTGAGATCGACGCGCTTGCCTTGCCAAGTTCGACTCAACTGCGAGCACACCTCCGCCCGAAGCCTTTCCTTTTCTTTGGGATCAAGGCTGCTGTTCTCGACGAATAGCATAATCATGTATGCACGAACCTCTTGCGTCCCCAACGGCGGGACGCGAATCGGCACTTGAATAAGCTTGTCGAAGTAATTGATGACAAGCTCGTCGTCAACGCCCTGGAAGTGCCGCTTGACTGCGTGTTTGATCATCTGATCGTCGGCAGCGATGACGAAAGCCGTGTGCTCCAGGAACAGAAGGAGGCGAATCGCCTCCAGCGTGGAGATCGTGGTTTCCGGAAGGCACCGATCCAGATCATCGATCAGCACCACCAATGTGACGCCCATCTCTTTCAGCACATCTTCGAAACTCTTGCGAAGAGCTTCAATTTCCTTTGGAGGCGAAGTGTTTTTTTTTGGCTTGATCAAATCTGCCGCCGACTCGCTTGCTTTCCCTGCGGCGGACTTGGCTGCATCGATGGATTCTTGATCGACTTGACCCGCGACCACGCTCTTGCCAAATCCCCAAAGCTCCCCGAGCAGGCCCGTCGATGGCAACCCCAATGCAAGCGAGACCGCAGAACTGGCCGATAGCTTGATCGCGCGAAACCAGTTAACCCGTTCGAGCAGGTCCTTTGCTTTATCTATCCCGGTCTTTCGTTCCTCGGCTTCCTTTGCCAACGCCGAAGCAACCACTTCGATCAATGCGGCGCGCGCATCGTCATATCCTTGATAGAGCCACGCATTGAACTCGACGAAGATGAATCTGCTCGGCTTCTCCGTATCACCCGTACCGGGTGCTTGTCCCTTCTCAGTGGGCCGGGCCGACAATTCAGTGCGGATCAGCTTGATCATCGAAGACTTGCCGACACCCCACGCGCCGGAGACACCAATAGAGATAGGCCGTGATTGAGCCTGTTCGATGATCTCAGCAACAGTTTTAGCAATGCCGCCAAAATTCAAAAAATCCTGCGCAGTCTCGTTGTCTGTCCACATCGTCGGATACTCCTCCCTATTTCGAAATAGCGCGTTGACTCACACCCGCGAGCACGGATAGGCAGGCTTGATGTAGGCGTGCATGAACTTACCCTTCGAGTCCGATGCCATGAGTTGCTGGTAGATCGGCTCGGGAACGTTGTAATACTGATAGAGCCCGCTGTTCTTGAACTCGACTTCGAGTGTGCTACTGGTCGGCTCGTAGCCAATGGATAGCACTGTCGATGAGTC
This portion of the Thermithiobacillus plumbiphilus genome encodes:
- the qatC gene encoding Qat anti-phage system QueC-like protein QatC, with the protein product MKITCALSDFNFAGTPSELDVVLYGNAGDPMRGSVGRALKHAIAREKIVPAARAWDLLSLALAVVSADLAGHRERSPDGWTREFELTVSVVDAQFWNANADTLQQLLAFLSTDRWALRFVEGGILPQPDRQAVHPVEDCVVLLSGGLDSYIGAIDLAAAGKRLLAVSQMVRGDGEKQVAFAAEIGGGLRHFQVNHNADVPDPENPPSQRARSMVFLAYGVFMATTLARYHAGEQVPLYVCENGFIAINPPLTGGRLGSLSTRTTHPAVLSLLQQILDAAGLRVKIINPYRFKTKGEMLRECADQKLLEAHAFQTTSCGRFKQFGYKHCGRCVPCLVRRAAFHDWQGKDSTYYVYDDLAIDDDEHAGFDDVRSALIGIAERDELGTARWLGSTLSSGLVMDKQELALTVERGLNEMEALLLGLGVR
- the qatB gene encoding Qat anti-phage system associated protein QatB — its product is MGTSQSSSGSPSGVPMVPPWVPDIPLPALPAEGAPPGAVPEQGEASEQTPPSPEPRQPIPVAPRGRFLGANRNLGDYARSGDSASMRRGLGQYVKKGYGGSATATRRMGGTAQTAQALYSALSGGPGNPYTAPGSPLDPALTAGRSADEVMDAVVEAVRPVDGTQDAEASRTSIKDALSDVLKQFPDADLRDLQQEQRDLAIERFVAGDVFRRIDLDLGRTIREKSPNAATGLGRLKEVREYVRETVAASFRMLREAGQGLAAGKITQIVQNALRETFQVFEGYAE
- a CDS encoding KAP family P-loop NTPase fold protein, whose protein sequence is MWTDNETAQDFLNFGGIAKTVAEIIEQAQSRPISIGVSGAWGVGKSSMIKLIRTELSARPTEKGQAPGTGDTEKPSRFIFVEFNAWLYQGYDDARAALIEVVASALAKEAEERKTGIDKAKDLLERVNWFRAIKLSASSAVSLALGLPSTGLLGELWGFGKSVVAGQVDQESIDAAKSAAGKASESAADLIKPKKNTSPPKEIEALRKSFEDVLKEMGVTLVVLIDDLDRCLPETTISTLEAIRLLLFLEHTAFVIAADDQMIKHAVKRHFQGVDDELVINYFDKLIQVPIRVPPLGTQEVRAYMIMLFVENSSLDPKEKERLRAEVCSQLSRTWQGKRVDLKFLRGLNDKLPDELIARLDAADRLAPLMTSATGIAGNPRLIKRFLNALSIRMSMSRAQGVGVDESELAKVLLFERCGDPKAYVELIKSVTESADGKPAFLVEWEQKAIAGEAVQHKAPWDDSFITEWLRLPPQLGGRDLRGALYVSREHAPLITPEDRLSAEAADLLEGLLEHPDMASSIKDRLVALPRSEMSVIMDRLLGRARQEQEWGTPPILDACMAVAAADAPQGQRLSGFLRERPAVQIKASIIPKINDELWSKNVFDAWNDDEDISKQVKNAIKARRENGNVPVK